Proteins from one Microbacterium proteolyticum genomic window:
- a CDS encoding OmpL47-type beta-barrel domain-containing protein yields MTHRRALSSRRLLAAATVAVVAGALASPLSAVALDTDPNDGVPRVDPPVTYSKFEPLADPGRGASDYLEPKWYDTDGRHIQAHGGQVVTTQENGQTVYYWYGEDRTNGYWNSPGVAVYRSTDALNWTNLGDALRSITTRDDLLTPYFENLYDTVDENGQPRNEKIDALAYHLNSQRSADYTAIFERPKVLHNDKTGQWVMWWHADGRTEPGGSTYARSMAAVAVSDSPAGPFRMVGAFRMPNRTDYTACSQWAVPGQARDMTVFQDDDGKAYISYSSEENSSLYVAELDDSYTNVVKTTDTDTLGIHQYSEDGRYPYVLADGSADAPVRGEDFQIVKECGYLEAPALFERDGTYTAIASGATGWAPNPQTYYTTTDLMGSWIRGVQAGDANEDTYYSAIPDGGDGLLSIGDTNRSTFGSQATNVFELEPGKFVYMGDRWNEGESNSTYVWLPLTVGEDGRLEMHNPAAEDPARYGDGWDASYWDDKGFGHGTWSLTPNAVPLTVRRGTTANLPATVNVDSDGTVGPVAVTWSTLDTSVLGPQTVTGTLAADAHFTAGRTFQRTITVTEPGIANIAPEATVSASSRSNLVGTVVDGNPTGKGWDDWTGNGYPRDSWLAFDWGVTRTFDSIVVHTYKDGSTATWPSRIQTQYRDDSGAWIDTEVGATLSQDAGQSAPVAVIDARSLPAASALRLRLTSEANTWQSIAEVDIWGNASIPNVCRGGDATVSASFHQTKWATMPAGNACDGKQNTQWSTWTDAGFQDAATFTIETWEIHRLDHVTFTNIEGTIAGLSAEYRTPSGEWLPVVPTGDAPAVVNGTETTLSFTKVLATGLRLTFATPGSYLKIPEIVVPEAGGIAAITPLLGSEPNEAGWFRAPVKVQLSHDGGADVVVQHRIDDGEWVDGTDVTVDTDGAHTVGYRALIDGVEQEDVTGSVAVPVDTVAPVTGADVTAASSARALALPDLTASVAAPGQVLTLLATDATSGVATTEYSLDEGTTWTVGTEVSFTEAGTYRVWFRSTDVAGNVEETRTAELTVTAPGDGGTDPGTTPAPSPSATTPGSTAGTGGTASGTAGASDALALTGTEAPITLAVGAILALLAGAGVLLIRRRRA; encoded by the coding sequence ATGACGCATCGACGCGCCCTCTCTTCCCGCCGACTCCTCGCGGCCGCCACGGTCGCGGTGGTCGCCGGGGCACTGGCATCCCCCCTCTCCGCCGTCGCCCTCGACACCGACCCGAACGACGGCGTCCCCCGTGTCGATCCCCCGGTGACTTACTCGAAATTCGAGCCGCTCGCCGACCCCGGTCGCGGTGCCTCCGACTACCTCGAGCCGAAGTGGTACGACACCGACGGGCGTCACATCCAGGCGCACGGCGGCCAGGTCGTCACGACCCAGGAGAACGGGCAGACCGTCTACTACTGGTACGGCGAAGACCGCACCAACGGGTACTGGAACAGCCCCGGTGTCGCGGTGTACCGCTCGACCGACGCCCTGAACTGGACCAACCTCGGCGACGCGCTGCGCAGCATCACGACGCGGGACGACCTGCTCACCCCGTACTTCGAGAACCTCTACGACACCGTCGACGAGAACGGGCAGCCCCGCAACGAGAAGATCGACGCGCTCGCCTACCACCTGAACTCGCAGCGATCGGCGGACTACACCGCGATCTTCGAGCGCCCCAAGGTGCTGCACAACGACAAGACCGGCCAGTGGGTCATGTGGTGGCACGCCGACGGCCGCACCGAGCCCGGCGGCAGCACCTACGCCCGCTCCATGGCCGCGGTCGCCGTGTCGGACTCCCCCGCGGGTCCGTTCCGGATGGTCGGCGCGTTCCGCATGCCCAACCGCACCGACTACACGGCCTGCTCGCAGTGGGCCGTGCCGGGCCAGGCGCGCGACATGACGGTGTTCCAGGACGACGACGGCAAGGCGTACATCTCGTACTCGTCGGAGGAGAACTCCTCGCTCTACGTCGCCGAGCTCGACGACAGCTACACGAATGTCGTCAAGACCACCGACACCGACACCCTCGGCATCCACCAGTACTCGGAGGACGGGCGGTACCCCTACGTCCTGGCCGACGGCAGCGCCGACGCGCCCGTGCGCGGCGAGGACTTCCAGATCGTGAAGGAGTGCGGCTACCTCGAGGCGCCCGCGCTGTTCGAGCGGGACGGCACCTACACCGCGATCGCCTCGGGGGCGACGGGGTGGGCCCCGAACCCGCAGACGTACTACACGACGACCGACCTCATGGGCTCGTGGATCCGCGGCGTCCAGGCCGGCGACGCGAACGAGGACACGTACTACAGCGCGATTCCCGACGGCGGTGACGGCCTCCTGTCGATCGGCGACACGAACCGCTCGACCTTCGGCTCGCAGGCCACCAACGTCTTCGAGCTCGAGCCCGGCAAGTTCGTCTACATGGGCGACCGCTGGAACGAGGGCGAATCGAACTCGACCTACGTGTGGCTGCCGCTCACCGTCGGCGAGGACGGCCGCCTGGAGATGCACAACCCCGCCGCCGAGGACCCCGCGCGCTACGGCGACGGCTGGGACGCCTCGTACTGGGATGACAAGGGCTTCGGCCACGGCACCTGGTCGCTCACCCCGAACGCGGTGCCCCTGACGGTCCGCCGCGGCACCACCGCGAACCTGCCCGCGACGGTGAACGTCGACTCGGACGGAACGGTGGGCCCCGTCGCCGTGACCTGGTCGACGCTCGACACCAGCGTGCTCGGCCCGCAGACGGTGACCGGCACGCTCGCCGCCGACGCGCACTTCACCGCGGGGCGCACCTTCCAGCGCACCATCACGGTCACCGAGCCGGGGATCGCGAACATCGCGCCCGAGGCGACGGTCTCAGCGTCCAGCCGCAGCAACCTCGTCGGCACCGTCGTCGACGGCAACCCCACCGGCAAGGGCTGGGACGACTGGACCGGCAACGGCTACCCGCGCGACAGCTGGCTCGCCTTCGACTGGGGCGTGACCCGCACGTTCGACTCGATCGTCGTGCACACCTACAAGGACGGGTCGACGGCCACGTGGCCCTCGCGCATCCAGACGCAGTACCGCGACGACTCCGGCGCGTGGATCGACACCGAGGTCGGGGCGACCCTGTCGCAGGATGCCGGACAGTCGGCGCCCGTGGCCGTGATCGACGCCCGGTCCCTCCCCGCGGCCAGCGCCCTGCGCCTGCGCCTCACGAGCGAGGCGAACACCTGGCAGTCGATCGCCGAGGTCGACATCTGGGGCAACGCCTCGATCCCGAACGTGTGCCGCGGCGGCGACGCCACGGTCTCGGCATCCTTCCACCAGACGAAGTGGGCCACGATGCCGGCCGGCAACGCGTGCGACGGCAAGCAGAACACGCAGTGGTCGACCTGGACCGACGCGGGATTCCAGGATGCCGCGACGTTCACCATCGAGACGTGGGAGATCCACCGCCTCGACCACGTCACCTTCACCAACATCGAGGGCACGATCGCGGGCCTGAGCGCCGAGTACCGCACCCCGTCGGGCGAGTGGCTGCCGGTCGTGCCGACGGGTGACGCGCCGGCGGTCGTCAACGGCACCGAGACGACCCTGTCGTTCACGAAGGTCCTGGCCACGGGCCTGCGCCTGACGTTCGCCACCCCGGGCTCGTACCTCAAGATCCCTGAGATCGTGGTGCCCGAGGCGGGTGGGATCGCGGCGATCACGCCGCTGCTGGGCTCCGAGCCCAACGAGGCCGGATGGTTCCGCGCTCCGGTGAAGGTGCAGCTCTCGCACGACGGTGGGGCCGACGTCGTCGTGCAGCACCGCATCGACGACGGCGAGTGGGTCGACGGCACCGATGTCACGGTCGACACCGACGGCGCGCACACCGTCGGCTACCGCGCCCTTATCGACGGCGTCGAGCAGGAGGACGTCACCGGGTCGGTGGCCGTGCCCGTCGACACCGTGGCCCCGGTCACGGGAGCCGACGTCACCGCGGCCTCGTCGGCCCGCGCCCTGGCCCTCCCCGACCTCACGGCGTCGGTCGCGGCACCGGGCCAGGTCCTCACGCTCCTCGCGACGGATGCCACCTCGGGAGTCGCCACCACCGAGTACTCGCTCGACGAGGGGACCACCTGGACCGTCGGCACGGAGGTGTCGTTCACCGAGGCCGGCACCTACCGGGTGTGGTTCCGGTCGACGGACGTCGCCGGCAACGTCGAGGAGACCCGCACCGCGGAGCTCACCGTGACCGCCCCGGGCGACGGCGGAACGGACCCGGGCACCACCCCCGCCCCCTCGCCCTCCGCCACCACGCCGGGATCGACCGCGGGCACCGGGGGAACGGCATCCGGGACCGCCGGCGCATCGGACGCCCTCGCGCTCACCGGCACCGAGGCGCCGATCACCCTCGCCGTCGGCGCGATCCTCGCGCTGCTCGCGGGCGCCGGCGTGCTGCTGATCCGGCGCCGCCGCGCCTGA